From the genome of Diorhabda carinulata isolate Delta chromosome 2, icDioCari1.1, whole genome shotgun sequence:
AGAACATAATAACGAAACTCCggaagccacagaggtgtctgagacgtTCTCTGCGACGACAGAATCCAAAGAAGAAACGGAGATAGTGGCAGCCTCTACTAGAGAATATAAGATCGAAACTCCAGAAaccacagaggtgtctgagacgacagaatccgaagaagaaacggagatagtggcagcctctactagagaacataagatcgaaactccAGAAGCCACAGAGATGTCTGAGACGTTCCCTGAGACGACAGGATCCGAAGAAGAAACGGAGATAGTGGCAGCCTCTACTACAGAACATAAGATCGGATCTCCAGAAaccacagaggtgtctgagacgttctctgagacgacagaatccgaaCAAGAAACGGAGATAGTGGCAGCCTCTACTAGAGAACATAAAATCGAAACTCCggaagccacagaggtgtctgagtCGTTCTCTGCGACGACAGAATCCAAAGAAGAAACGGAGATAGTGGCAGCCTCTACTAGAGAATATAAGATCGAAACTCCAGAAaccacagaggtgtctgagacgttctctgagacgacagaatccgaaCAAGAAACGGAGATAGTGGCAGCCTCTACTAGAGAATATAAGATCGGATCTCCAGGAaccacagaggtgtctgagacgttctctgagacgacagaatccgaaCAAGAAACGGAGATAGTGGCAGCCTCTACTAGAGAACATAAAATCGAAACTCCggaagccacagaggtgtctgagtCGTTCTCTGCGACGACAGAATCCGAAGAAGAAACGGAGATAGTGGCAGCCTCTACTAGAGAGCATAATAACGAAACTCCggaagccacagaggtgtctgagacgtTCTCTGCGACGACAGAATCCAAAGAAGAAACGGAGATAGTGGCAGCCTCTACTAGAGAATATAAGATCGAAACTCCAGAAaccacagaggtgtctgagacgacagaatccgaagaagaaacggagatagtggcagcctctactagagaacataagatcgaaactccAGAAGCCACAGAGATGTCTGAGACGTTCCCTGAGACGACAGGATCCGAAGAAGAAACGGAGATAGTTGCAGCCTCTACTACAGAACATAAGATCGGATCTCCAGAAACCACAGAGGTGTAtgagacgttctctgagacgacagaatccgaagAAGAAACGGAGATAGTGGCAGCCTCTACTAGAGAACATAAGATCGGATCTCCAGAAaccacagaggtgtctgagacgttctctgagacgacagaatccgaagAAGAAACGGAGATAGTGGCAGCATCTACTCGAAaacataagatcgaaactccagaagccacagaggtgcctgagacgttctctgagaTGACAGAATCCGAACAAGAAACGGAGATAGTGGCAGCCTCTACTAGAGaacataagatcgaaactccAGAAGCCACAGAAGCAACTGAAACTGGAGAAAtctttttcattagtttttcaactacaGGTTAGTATATAGAGTAGTTTTCATGAAAGTAATCTGTCATTTAGTCCCCCTTTTAAATCCAATCAGTTGCATACAAAAATACTTGCAAACTTATCTTAAATTACCGATACAACTGTCAACCTTGCCAGTATTTTATGTCACTATTCCCAAATGTTATGAGTACCAAACATAAAAAATCACGCAACACAGAAGAAGATTCTTTGAAATGTGAAGAATGCAATAAGCAAAACGAACCCAATGATGATAAATCTTCGATCATAACAGAATCCACAAAACCCAAATCATCTGATGTAAAAAAGACCGCAACTAAAAAATCCAAACAGCACAAAGGCTCCGATCTTTCCAGAGTTacagaaaaagttttttgtgaaGAATGTGAAGGAGATACTGAAAAAACTATTAAGAAGAGTTCTGAATTGTTTATAGAAGATTCTGAAGAAAATGGATCGTTTCATGGCAAAGTGGGAGGTAAAAAGTCATCTTTTCGAACAAAAATCGAAGAAACTACAGAAGAAGGTAAAGACGGAAATTAGAATTCATCTTACCGCAAAACAGTGTccaagaagaaaaaacaatttaaaaattacaagcCTTATATTAAATCCATAtgctaattataatttttttcaaattattttaagagACAAATCATTCTAATTAATTATCTATTCACAGAAAAGAATGTATCAGAGGAAAAGCAAACAGAAGAAGAGAAAGTTACACCTTCGAAAGAGGAAACTGTTCAAAAAGAGGAAGCATCATCTGCTTTGTCCTCTTCTGCAACATCGATTTCTCATACTACAGGAAGCGAAGCTGAAACtacagaaaatgaagaaaaagaagaaactgaGACAGTCAAATCACCGGAGACATtagaaaatactgaaatatCCGAAAGAACAGAAGAGTTTACAGCAGCTACTACTAGAAAACATAAATCCAGATCACCAGTAACTGTTAAAGCCACTGAAGAGTCTTCAGGAACATTAGAAACTGAAGAAGAATCAGAAACTGCAATGGTCTCTACTGAAGAACATAAAACCAAACCATCAGCGATTGTAGAAACCACCGAAATATCTGAGACGTTCCCCGAAACAacagaaatagaagaagaatcaGAAACTGCAATGGCCTCTACTGAAGAACATAAAACCAAACCATCAGCGATTGTAGAAACCACCGAAATATCCGAGACGTTCCCCGAAACAacagaaatagaagaagaatcaGAAACTGCAATGGTCTCTACTGAAGAACATAAAACCAAACCATCAGCGATTGTAGAAACCACCGAAATATCTGAGACGCTCCCCGAAACAacagaaatagaagaagaatcaGAAACTGCAATGGCCTCTACTGAAGAACATAAAACCAAACCATCAGCGATTGTAGAAACCACCGAAATATCTGAGACGCTCCCCGAAACAACAGGAATAGAAGAAGAATCAGAAACTGCAATGGCCTCTACTGAAGAACATAAAACCAAACCATCAGCGATTGTAGAAACCACCGAAATATCTGAGACGTTCCCCGAAACAACAGAATTAGAAGAAGAATCAGAAACTGCAATGGCCTCTACTGAAGAACATAAAACCAAACCATCAGCGATTGTAGAAACCACCGAAATATCTGAGACGTTCCCCGAAACAACAGGAATAGAAGAAGAATCAGAAACTGCAATGGCCTCGAGTGAAGAGTACGAAACTTCAACAACTACTGaagaaactaaaacaaaaaaaatattaccggaGACCACAAAGAAGCTGAAGCATACAGAACTATCTGAAATAGTTCATGAAACATTTCAAACTACGAAAAAACATACTATAATAGAAGATAAAGCTAGAACTAGAACTACAGCAACTGAAGAGATCGCCACCAATACAATGAAAACTGGAAGCTCTAGAGAATTTCTCACAGGAATGGAAACATCCAAAACCGAAGAAGAAATAGCAGTTACTGAAGAATACAAAACTCATAAaccagaaagtaaaaaaactaaagcAACTGAAGTGGAAAGCACAGAAGTTTTTACGGCAGCAAAGGAAATAACCGCTGCAGAAGTAACCATAACAGAAGAAATATCTACAGAAAAAATCCCCAAGACAAAAACTAAACTTGttgaaaatgaacaaaagaTTACCAAGGAGCATACAACTCACTCTACAGTAAAAAGTTTGACTGTTACCAAGCAAATCGAACAGTCAATTGAGAAAATAGTAACAACTTCAACCGAAGAAAGAGGGGAAGAAGGAAAAGAAACtacaataaaagaagaagaagaagctaaATTTGAGACTGCTAGTTCAGTATTAGAAGAAAACCAAACAGAAGAAATGATTAATTTGTCTACACAAGTTGTTGTTGGATCTCAAAAAACTTATAAACATGGTGGAATGGTTGTTGCAACTGAGCCCTTTCTAATGACCCTTTCTGAAACCGAATCATCTACTACACACGCTACTGAAATTATATCCGAAGAAAGTATTCCGGATGAAGTAACGGCAtcagaagaaaatattgttttattaacgGCAGTTGAAGAAACGAACCATACGGAAAAATCAGTTGTAGAAGAATCAACTATCAGATCAACTCCATTCGTACCAATACCCACACCAGAAGCTGAAGAAACCACGAAAATAATGGTCATAATAGTGAATAATTCGggaaagaagatgaaaaaaatgaacgaaTCCGTTTTGGAGAAactagttaataaaaaaatgcaagaaattaatttggaatatgTCGATATGTACGATTTATTGAAGGAACATAAAACAACCAATAAATCTGAAAATACGGACCTGGTTTATAAAGAAACTGTAATAGGTAATAATACACACGACATACAGCGCCATCTActcaaattttctacaaatttcaactgataaatttatatcattttcagGTGACGGAAAAAAATGCAAAGCAAGCGAATTCAATGCAAATGTACATTGTCCTTGTGACGTAGATAATTATTTACATTCTTTGGAAggcgatttggctgaaaatatggatataacaaatttaaattgttcGAAAATGATAAGCTTCCACGACGGTTTTCTTATTACAAACAAAACTCAACCGTTAAAAAGGAAGAAAAGAAGTTTGTTGTATTTGAAAAGTTTGGGAAGGTCATCTAATGTCATCGAGAGTAATAATGTTGATGAAGTGTTAGATAAAGATTATGATATTAATACAGGTACCTGTTTTtacaatgaatttttcatactgacaaacattgtttttaatagtttttcatatattccggaatatcataaatattaatGCGAATTATAAACGCatgtaaacaaaaatagaaagaaaatacgGAAAATCCTAATAATAAATAGTAGCGTCATGTATTATTAGGTAGAAATAGTTTGTGAGACATAGATAAACTATGAACTAAATAGAGTCacattctttaaaatatttatttaaaccatAGAATTCTATGATTTAAAATATGAGATGTTTTGGAGAAAGTAGACAGAGCCGgactcaaaaattcaaatatattatttgtaggAACTGATGTATTAGTGTATCCCAATCGGAAAGCAAAAATTTATTGCGGAAGCGTCGCTGATAAACTTATCGAAACGGATGGAGTAACTTTTAAATGGGAATTTATTAAAGACGGCCAAGATTCACgtaagattattatttattatttagcgaaataaaatataaatttaatgtttgtaATTTTAGCTGATATTCTTCCGATTTCCGACAATCCTCTGGTTATTCAGAACGCGGATACTAAAACAGCGGGAAATTATAGTTGTACACGAACAAATAAAGAAGGAGATGAAGATAATTATACGCATGAGCTCGAATTAATAACATTccctatatataaaattaaattggaaGTTTTCTACTGGGTCAACGATAGTTGCTCTTTAGCTGACGGCGATATTTTATTCGCGTATCTACCGAAAATGGCGGGTCCGTTACTGTGTGGTAGTACCGGTAAATTGTGTAAGGTCGACGTACTACGACCCGTTTGTATAACTGATGTAAGTTTTCTAATATACGAAAAATTTGTAgttctcattaaaatttatattttaggaCGATGACACTTTCTACAATGTCACTTTGACAGTAACTATGAACGATATTTATGACATTTACCCGATGATAAGTGACGAAAAATGTAACATCAATTGTAGATTCAAGACGTACGCTAATCTGATATATTTGGTTGACAAAAATGCCCGAATCGTCAAAAATATTCCAGGTAAAAAGATTTTAACCAACaagttttgtttatatattgaaattcatGCCAAAGCTTGTTtttgattggaaaaaaataatcccTGAAAGAATTTTTAGCGACAAAGCTTCCTTTGCCCCCAGTCCCCCtccaaaattataacaatattactgaatatctacaaaaatattgattttagaggaaaaagtttcaaacaaaaaattaagcTCGTAAAAAGCTTTACAAAAAagattctatacactttttatgTAAACCCATTGTTTTAGTTGTTATGATCCAAAGCTATTTTTTCGAAGGTTACAAGGGGGTGGTCGTTCACTTACATACTTGGTGGAGATGTTTGGTTAGATAGTTTGATTTCTGTCGAGATATTTTGAATCATAACAGCCAAAAGAATAGATTTACGTCGAAAATGTATATAACTTATTTTGTAAAGCTTTTTATTAGCTTCATTTTgtgtttgaaacttttttctctaaaatcgATCTTATCGGAGATATGTagtaaaattgtaataattttaaattggggtgaataaaaaacttttttttgaaactttatgccaaatttaaaaatatttcttaaaatgtcTGTTTTGTTTCGAAAATTGATTGAGCAGAACCGATCTTACagactttttttaattacaaagttcccactctcccccaacTCTCAATTAcgaccaaataaataaaaaaacgtagaatttttcaaaaactcctTTGAATAagataaatttcataaaatatatattttataactttcgGTTCGCAATTACTCCCCCTAGCCATGATATTATACGTCTAGAAATAATTTCACGCTTCTCTCAAAGcatatttggtaataaataaaattttcttctttaactGTACTATAAACGatttctgacattatttcagTGCCACCTATTCATCAGGGACTAAActaaaaatatgttcatttatatttttatttcatgaatattCGTTATATAAATTACAACGTCATAGAAAACTCCGTTTGATTTCCATTATTGCCCAACGAAtattatgtatttgaaaaatatggtctgaatataccttattaaatatttaacttgGCAACGCTGTTACTATCGCTAAAGGCAACCGTTTAAGATATAGTTGCGCCATCTTGTGAAACTACGCATTTCTATATTATGTCTGCGGTTCGAATGAGTCAAATTAGAAACATCGGTGAATAATCTATAGTAGTggaaaatactattaaaaaagaaaacaatataaatattgaaaattttatgtcGTTCTTTTCATATATTACTTGAGTTTATACCTGGTGGACACTCAATTTAtacttatattatatataataaataactagatTATCTATCGTGTCCCGGACTGGCCTATTCTGCTtagttaaaattgaattaaaaattaatagatgcAATCACAGAATTGATTGTTAACTGTCAAATgtccaaaatatattattgtaaaaataactGAATGTAACTTTAAAACCCCGTATAGTATCGATGGTTTTTATTACccgtgtaaatttttttgttgtgtttgcAGATATCGATCAATAATATATAGAGTTTAGAGTTTAGTTTAGTTTCCAGTTGAAGCGGAAATTCTATATATCTTCATATTAcgttattcgaaatatttttatatttgcaattttttcctcttaatttgtgaaattgaaaaatttttatataacccTAGTTTAGAATAATAATCAAACACCCGTTATAATAAGATGACAATAACGTTTTGTAACATTTATCAACTTGgagataataattatttttttattttaagttttatcAAGGCTAGAACATAATTTAGACTTTCTGTCAAATGTGACattaactgataaaaatagGCCACCGAAAATCATTACGACTTGCCGCGGAGGTTATGGAATCGAAAGATACAAACAAAGAATTTGCGGTAATCTCAAAATAGCGAGATATCTTTGTCTTTTTTTAACTAACAGtattattttcagtaatttgtCCAAAACATACGTTTAGTCCTGACGATGAAGCTTTTTGCAAAATGTGTCCGGCGGGACAATATCAGCCACAACCCGGACTACAAAGCTGCATTCCTTGTAAATCTCCAGTCGATGATGCCATGTGTTTGAGAATGTTGGTAAGtgtaaactaattttttattttgatatcatttaaatagtttttattaggTGCTGGTATAATTGCTCAGTAATTCAAGGTCGAATACAtcataatttcaacatttctataTTACTAGTGACATAAATGTGAAATATGAGAGACTAAAATAATCatgtattttattgttttattcgatataaccaatttttttggaaaatttgttgttattttattaaataatttgatcttCACTAATTcattaaagaaataatatcCTAGTTTGTAAATATTCCTCGCAAATAACACGCCATGTAGGTTGCATATGTAGTAGAAAGTTTCAATCTAATATATTCAACAATAGCTTTGTTCGTGAGTGTAATTCAGAGTGTATTCTGGAAATTGTCGTTCGCGTTTTGTTCAGTTCTGAATTGTTAGTAACAGTTCTGTGTTGATGAGTTACATCATTGCATTCCTTGGTAGACAAagacttttttatcatttgtgtATAAACAATGAT
Proteins encoded in this window:
- the LOC130903876 gene encoding mucin-4-like — its product is MTESEQEMEIVAASTREHKIGSPETTEVSETTESEAETELVAASTREHNIETPEVTEVSETFSETTESEKETEIVAATTREHNIETPEATEVSETTESEAETEIVAAATRKHKIETPEATEVPETFSEMTESEEETEITTESEEETEIVAASTREHKIGSPETTEVSETFSETTESEQETEIVAASTREHKIETPEATEVSESFSETTESEEETEIVAASTREHKIESPEATEVSETFSETTESEQETEIVAASTREHKIETPEATEVSESFSATTESEEETEILAASTREHNNETPEATEVSETFSATTESKEETEIVAASTREYKIETPETTEIETPEATEMSETFPETTGSEEETEIVAASTTEHKIGSPETTEVSETFSETTESEQETEIVAASTREHKIETPEATEVSESFSATTESKEETEIVAASTREYKIETPETTEVSETFSETTESEQETEIVAASTREYKIGSPGTTEVSETFSETTESEQETEIVAASTREHKIETPEATEVSESFSATTESEEETEIVAASTREHNNETPEATEVSETFSATTESKEETEIVAASTREYKIETPETTEIETPEATEMSETFPETTGSEEETEIVAASTTEHKIGSPETTEVYETFSETTESEEETEIVAASTREHKIGSPETTEVSETFSETTESEEETEIMTESEQETEIVAASTREHKIETPEATEATETGEIFFISFSTTG
- the LOC130904204 gene encoding golgin subfamily A member 4-like, coding for MSTKHKKSRNTEEDSLKCEECNKQNEPNDDKSSIITESTKPKSSDVKKTATKKSKQHKGSDLSRVTEKVFCEECEGDTEKTIKKSSELFIEDSEENGSFHGKVGGKKSSFRTKIEETTEEEKNVSEEKQTEEEKVTPSKEETVQKEEASSALSSSATSISHTTGSEAETTENEEKEETETVKSPETLENTEISERTEEFTAATTRKHKSRSPVTVKATEESSGTLETEEESETAMVSTEEHKTKPSAIVETTEISETFPETTEIEEESETAMASTEEHKTKPSAIVETTEISETFPETTEIEEESETAMVSTEEHKTKPSAIVETTEISETLPETTEIEEESETAMASTEEHKTKPSAIVETTEISETLPETTGIEEESETAMASTEEHKTKPSAIVETTEISETFPETTELEEESETAMASTEEHKTKPSAIVETTEISETFPETTGIEEESETAMASSEEYETSTTTEETKTKKILPETTKKLKHTELSEIVHETFQTTKKHTIIEDKARTRTTATEEIATNTMKTGSSREFLTGMETSKTEEEIAVTEEYKTHKPESKKTKATEVESTEVFTAAKEITAAEVTITEEISTEKIPKTKTKLVENEQKITKEHTTHSTVKSLTVTKQIEQSIEKIVTTSTEERGEEGKETTIKEEEEAKFETASSVLEENQTEEMINLSTQVVVGSQKTYKHGGMVVATEPFLMTLSETESSTTHATEIISEESIPDEVTASEENIVLLTAVEETNHTEKSVVEESTIRSTPFVPIPTPEAEETTKIMVIIVNNSGKKMKKMNESVLEKLVNKKMQEINLEYVDMYDLLKEHKTTNKSENTDLVYKETVIGDGKKCKASEFNANVHCPCDVDNYLHSLEGDLAENMDITNLNCSKMISFHDGFLITNKTQPLKRKKRSLLYLKSLGRSSNVIESNNVDEVLDKDYDINTGTDVLVYPNRKAKIYCGSVADKLIETDGVTFKWEFIKDGQDSPDILPISDNPLVIQNADTKTAGNYSCTRTNKEGDEDNYTHELELITFPIYKIKLEVFYWVNDSCSLADGDILFAYLPKMAGPLLCGSTGKLCKVDVLRPVCITDDDDTFYNVTLTVTMNDIYDIYPMISDEKCNINCRFKTYANLIYLVDKNARIVKNIPVLSRLEHNLDFLSNVTLTDKNRPPKIITTCRGGYGIERYKQRICVICPKHTFSPDDEAFCKMCPAGQYQPQPGLQSCIPCKSPVDDAMCLRMLYSDTKIFKIYVGTAFGLVILFIAAIIFWNSSVSKNSSKIRYPENYSYRSRSRRRMVTDEENPLLKPPTTNEKMRRSSPPAVPPPDF